One window from the genome of Blastocatellia bacterium encodes:
- a CDS encoding carboxypeptidase regulatory-like domain-containing protein has product MFTRLYKPLIKLSFAISLLLIADTAALAQSSGATSGAITGVIKDSQGAVISNALISIEKEDTNLVFSTNSSNSGVYQATQLPPGTYKLSVTSTGFSTATTTLILTVGTTALVDIELEPGNTSDFITVNSETLATVRTESSTNITGEKLVVCQLTNEIT; this is encoded by the coding sequence ATGTTTACTAGATTATACAAACCGTTAATTAAATTAAGCTTTGCCATTTCCTTACTACTAATTGCTGATACTGCTGCTTTAGCTCAATCATCAGGAGCAACTTCTGGAGCCATTACAGGAGTAATAAAAGATAGTCAAGGAGCAGTAATTAGTAATGCACTAATCTCTATTGAAAAAGAAGACACTAATTTAGTATTTTCTACTAATTCATCTAACAGTGGGGTTTATCAAGCAACACAACTACCACCAGGTACTTATAAACTTAGTGTAACATCAACAGGTTTTTCAACTGCTACAACAACATTAATTTTAACTGTTGGGACTACAGCACTTGTTGACATTGAGCTAGAACCAGGCAATACATCAGATTTTATTACAGTTAATAGCGAAACACTTGCTACTGTACGCACAGAAAGCAGTACAAATATAACTGGAGAAAAATTAGTAGTTTGCCAATTAACCAACGAAATTACTTAG
- a CDS encoding TonB-dependent receptor, with protein MSCFPANLPLTSLALPAVFIQGFGNSNVSTQTKLFSTFIQDDFRLKENLLVKLGLRYDFSRVTAIPNNNGNFSPRIAIAFSPQKFPKLQIRANYGIFFGSPVVANGVTATLFRNSYKVVVFPFPFSIIPFSLPNHRFADSQNIPSTVPFIAQLSQTFNFQPDYSNAYTQQAGLSSYYRLNNNTAIELSYIYVRGAKLTGSRNINPIVRPIANDPMTSAIIGRNDPSQGDIIQFQSAFDSYYHAGTISLERRLIKNFNFLASYTFSKSIDNVVDSIRPDIQPPNNPLKPGDERSLSLQDLRHRFVASATVDFNDSRYKILHDFQVSTIITLESGHPYNLLAGIDLDQNGDNPAGDRPNGISRNAGITPGFYNVNFRLTRSLQISEKYRLQGFLEVFNLFNTVNINQVNNVFFPDAQGNFNLPRQENGRFVAPREGFQSAFAPRQFQLGFRFNF; from the coding sequence ATTTCCTGTTTTCCTGCTAATTTACCTTTAACAAGTTTAGCTTTACCAGCAGTTTTTATTCAAGGTTTTGGAAACAGTAATGTTTCAACTCAAACAAAACTTTTTTCTACCTTTATTCAAGATGATTTTAGATTGAAAGAAAATTTACTTGTAAAATTAGGCTTGCGTTATGATTTTTCTCGTGTGACTGCTATTCCAAACAATAATGGCAACTTTAGTCCTCGTATTGCTATTGCTTTTAGTCCACAAAAATTTCCTAAATTACAAATTCGTGCTAATTATGGGATATTTTTTGGCTCTCCTGTAGTTGCAAATGGTGTGACGGCTACTTTATTTCGTAATAGCTATAAAGTTGTTGTGTTTCCTTTTCCTTTTTCAATAATTCCTTTTTCTTTGCCTAATCATCGTTTTGCTGATTCTCAAAATATTCCTTCAACAGTTCCTTTTATAGCTCAACTTAGCCAAACATTTAATTTTCAACCTGATTATAGCAATGCCTACACTCAACAAGCAGGCTTAAGCAGTTATTACAGACTTAATAATAATACTGCTATTGAGCTAAGTTATATCTATGTTCGAGGTGCTAAATTAACTGGCTCACGAAATATTAACCCTATAGTTAGACCTATTGCTAATGACCCTATGACAAGTGCAATTATAGGCCGCAATGATCCAAGTCAAGGCGACATAATCCAATTTCAATCAGCTTTTGATAGCTATTACCATGCTGGAACTATTTCTTTAGAACGTAGGCTAATTAAAAACTTTAATTTTTTAGCAAGTTATACATTTTCTAAATCTATTGATAATGTAGTTGACAGCATACGCCCTGATATTCAACCACCAAATAACCCATTAAAACCAGGGGATGAGCGAAGTTTATCACTTCAAGACTTACGACATCGTTTTGTTGCTTCTGCGACGGTTGATTTTAATGACAGTCGTTATAAAATTTTACATGATTTTCAAGTTTCTACCATAATTACTTTAGAATCAGGCCATCCTTATAATTTATTAGCTGGCATAGATTTAGACCAAAATGGAGATAACCCGGCTGGAGATCGTCCTAATGGCATAAGTCGTAATGCTGGTATTACACCTGGTTTTTACAATGTTAACTTTAGGCTAACTCGTAGCTTACAAATTAGTGAAAAATACCGCTTACAAGGCTTTTTAGAGGTATTTAATCTATTTAATACTGTAAATATTAACCAAGTAAATAATGTCTTTTTTCCTGATGCTCAAGGCAATTTTAATCTACCACGTCAAGAAAATGGACGTTTTGTTGCACCAAGGGAAGGTTTTCAAAGTGCTTTTGCTCCTCGTCAATTTCAACTTGGTTTTAGATTTAATTTCTAA